One genomic segment of Ancylobacter sp. IITR112 includes these proteins:
- the moaA gene encoding GTP 3',8-cyclase MoaA, with protein sequence MSTSEAVIDRFQRETPRAPLVDTFGRAVTYLRVSVTDRCDFRCVYCMAEHMTFLPKPELLTLEELDRLCSAFVARGVKKLRLTGGEPLVRRDVMTLFRSLGRHLDSGALEELTLTTNGSQLARFARELADCGVKRINVSLDTLDPDRFRALTRWGDLSKVLAGIDAAQQAGLHVKLNAVALAGENEDEIPGLIEWAHGRGMDLSLIEVMPLGETGAERIDQYLPLSTVRARLAERWTLEDIPFRTGGPARYVSIKETGGRLGFITPLTHNFCEGCNRVRVTCTGTLYMCLGQDDAADLRAPLRASESDETLHAALDDAIFRKPKGHDFVIDRPGQAPAVRRHMSLTGG encoded by the coding sequence GTGAGCACCAGCGAAGCCGTCATCGACCGTTTTCAGCGCGAGACCCCGCGTGCGCCGCTCGTCGACACTTTCGGCCGCGCCGTCACCTATCTGCGCGTCTCGGTCACCGACCGCTGCGACTTCCGCTGCGTGTACTGCATGGCCGAGCACATGACCTTCCTGCCCAAGCCGGAATTGCTGACGCTGGAGGAGCTGGACCGCCTGTGCTCCGCCTTCGTCGCGCGCGGCGTGAAGAAGCTTCGCCTCACCGGCGGCGAACCGCTGGTGCGCCGCGATGTGATGACCCTGTTCCGCTCGCTGGGCCGGCATCTCGATTCCGGCGCGCTGGAAGAACTCACCCTGACCACCAATGGCTCGCAGCTTGCCCGCTTCGCGCGCGAGCTCGCCGATTGCGGGGTCAAGCGCATCAATGTCTCGCTCGACACGCTGGACCCCGACCGTTTCCGCGCGCTCACCCGCTGGGGCGACCTGTCCAAGGTGCTCGCCGGCATCGACGCGGCGCAGCAGGCCGGGCTGCATGTGAAGCTCAATGCCGTGGCGCTGGCCGGCGAGAATGAGGACGAGATTCCCGGCCTGATCGAATGGGCGCATGGGCGCGGCATGGACCTCTCGCTCATCGAGGTGATGCCGCTGGGCGAAACCGGCGCCGAGCGGATCGACCAGTATCTGCCCCTTTCCACCGTGCGCGCCCGCCTCGCCGAGCGCTGGACGCTGGAAGACATTCCGTTCCGCACCGGCGGCCCGGCGCGCTATGTCTCGATAAAGGAAACCGGCGGACGGCTCGGCTTCATCACCCCGCTGACGCATAATTTCTGCGAGGGCTGCAACCGCGTCCGCGTCACCTGCACCGGCACGCTCTATATGTGCCTCGGCCAGGACGACGCCGCCGATCTGCGCGCGCCCCTGCGCGCCTCCGAGAGCGACGAGACGCTACACGCCGCGCTAGACGACGCCATTTTCCGCAAGCCCAAGGGCCACGATTTCGTGATCGACCGCCCCGGCCAGGCCCCGGCGGTGCGCCGGCATATGAGCCTCACCGGCGGCTGA
- a CDS encoding TRAP transporter substrate-binding protein codes for MKRRDFLRSAALAAPASALAAPALAQGAPQVRWRLTSSVPKVLDAIFGANELVSKYVSEVTEGRFVIQNFAAGEIVPGLQALDAVQNGTVEVAQTPLYYYTGKDPSFACFTTMPFGLNARMQNAWFYHGGGRELQDEFLAKYNLVGFLGGNTGTQMGGWFRKEVKDLADFRGLKFRIGGIAGQVVAKLGVVPQQIAPGDIYAALEKGTIDACEWVGPYDDEKLGFVRVAPYYYYPGWWDGGPTMNVVVNRDKWNALPKSYQAAFEAAVAYANSDMLAKYDAFNPAALRRLVAAGAQLRTFPQSFLDASWQASNELIAEIGAKNPGFKKIMDAQTAFRNEEYLWWQVGEYPYDGYMIRARTRG; via the coding sequence ATGAAGCGCCGCGACTTTCTCCGCTCCGCCGCACTCGCCGCTCCCGCGAGTGCGCTCGCCGCGCCCGCCTTGGCGCAGGGCGCGCCGCAGGTGCGCTGGCGGCTCACCTCCTCCGTGCCCAAGGTGCTGGACGCCATTTTCGGCGCCAATGAGCTGGTGTCGAAATATGTGAGCGAGGTGACGGAAGGCCGCTTCGTCATCCAGAACTTCGCCGCCGGCGAGATCGTGCCGGGGCTTCAGGCGCTCGACGCGGTGCAGAATGGCACGGTCGAGGTGGCGCAGACGCCGCTCTATTACTACACCGGCAAGGACCCGTCCTTCGCCTGCTTCACCACCATGCCCTTCGGGCTGAACGCGCGCATGCAGAATGCGTGGTTCTATCACGGCGGCGGACGCGAGCTTCAGGACGAGTTCCTCGCCAAATACAACCTCGTGGGCTTCCTCGGCGGCAATACCGGCACCCAGATGGGTGGCTGGTTCCGCAAGGAGGTGAAGGACCTCGCCGACTTCCGCGGGCTGAAATTCCGCATCGGCGGCATTGCCGGGCAGGTGGTGGCCAAGCTCGGCGTGGTGCCGCAGCAGATCGCCCCCGGCGACATCTATGCCGCGCTGGAAAAGGGCACGATCGACGCCTGCGAATGGGTCGGCCCCTATGACGACGAGAAGCTCGGCTTTGTCCGGGTGGCGCCCTATTACTACTATCCCGGCTGGTGGGATGGCGGGCCGACGATGAATGTCGTCGTCAACCGCGACAAGTGGAACGCCCTGCCCAAGAGCTATCAGGCCGCGTTCGAAGCGGCGGTGGCCTATGCCAATAGCGACATGCTGGCGAAATACGACGCCTTCAACCCGGCGGCGCTGCGCCGGCTGGTGGCGGCGGGGGCGCAGTTGCGCACCTTTCCGCAGAGCTTCCTCGACGCCTCCTGGCAGGCCTCGAATGAGCTGATCGCCGAGATCGGCGCCAAGAACCCCGGCTTCAAGAAAATCATGGACGCGCAGACCGCCTTCCGCAACGAGGAATATCTGTGGTGGCAGGTTGGCGAGTACCCCTATGACGGCTACATGATCCGCGCCCGCACACGGGGGTGA
- a CDS encoding Mrp/NBP35 family ATP-binding protein, with protein MATADDVKARLAQVSAPDGRPVTEAGVLSEVLVSDGKVYLSLTVDATEARAWEPVRAAVERTVRGTPGVTSALVALTAERKAGLPPIASHTPAAARAPAAGGHSHAGHSHAQPPADPQKETPGLPGVGAIIAVASGKGGVGKSTLAANLALGLAASGLKVGLLDADIYGPSVPRLMGLKGRPEVNGRMITPMQAFGLKVMSIGFLVEEETPMIWRGPMVMSAISQMLKEVNWAPLDILVVDMPPGTGDAQLTMAQQVPLAGAVIVSTPQDLALIDARRGVAMFQKVNVPVLGVVENMSYFMCPHCGTRSDVFGHGGARHEAQRLGVPFLGEVPLQMSIRETSDAGLPVVATRPDSAEAGIYRAIASSVREALAGRRGAARPAPRIVMEG; from the coding sequence ATGGCGACGGCAGACGATGTGAAGGCGCGGCTGGCGCAGGTTTCCGCCCCCGACGGCCGTCCCGTGACCGAGGCCGGCGTGCTCTCGGAGGTGCTGGTCTCGGACGGCAAGGTCTATCTCTCGCTCACCGTCGATGCGACTGAAGCCCGTGCCTGGGAGCCGGTGCGCGCCGCCGTGGAGCGCACCGTGCGCGGCACGCCGGGCGTGACCTCGGCGCTGGTGGCGCTGACCGCCGAACGCAAGGCCGGCCTGCCGCCGATCGCCTCGCACACGCCCGCCGCCGCGCGCGCGCCGGCCGCCGGCGGTCATTCGCATGCCGGCCATTCGCACGCGCAGCCGCCGGCCGATCCGCAGAAGGAGACGCCGGGCCTGCCGGGCGTCGGCGCCATCATCGCGGTGGCTTCCGGCAAGGGGGGCGTCGGCAAGTCGACGCTCGCGGCCAATCTCGCGCTTGGCCTCGCCGCCTCGGGGCTCAAGGTCGGCCTGCTCGACGCCGATATTTACGGCCCCTCCGTGCCGCGTCTGATGGGGCTGAAGGGCCGGCCGGAGGTGAACGGGCGGATGATCACCCCGATGCAGGCTTTCGGCCTCAAGGTGATGTCGATCGGCTTCCTCGTCGAGGAAGAGACGCCGATGATCTGGCGCGGGCCGATGGTGATGTCGGCGATCAGCCAGATGCTGAAGGAAGTGAACTGGGCGCCGCTCGACATTCTCGTCGTCGACATGCCGCCCGGCACCGGCGACGCGCAGCTCACCATGGCGCAGCAGGTGCCGCTGGCCGGCGCGGTGATCGTTTCCACCCCGCAGGACCTTGCGCTGATCGACGCGCGGCGCGGCGTCGCCATGTTCCAGAAGGTGAACGTGCCGGTGCTCGGCGTGGTCGAGAATATGAGCTACTTCATGTGCCCGCATTGCGGCACCCGCTCCGACGTGTTCGGCCATGGCGGGGCGCGGCACGAGGCGCAGCGGCTCGGCGTGCCCTTCCTCGGCGAGGTGCCGCTGCAAATGTCGATCCGCGAGACCTCCGATGCCGGCCTGCCGGTGGTGGCGACCCGGCCGGACAGCGCGGAGGCCGGCATCTACCGCGCCATCGCCAGTTCGGTGCGCGAGGCGCTGGCCGGCCGGCGCGGTGCGGCGCGCCCGGCGCCGCGCATCGTGATGGAAGGCTGA
- a CDS encoding DMT family transporter, whose protein sequence is MHAPSAKRGILLMIAGSSIFSTNDAFSKLALEHIPPSQILAVRGLMAALCLIAVLGWKGQLPALRFAADWRVLARAVAEACVAMLFITAITRMSIADATAILQITPLATMAVAVLFFGAHIGWRQWLAVAVGFAGVMLIVKPASSAFDPMALLPLAAALLMAFRDFITGRIGAHVPTLVVTFGTTVVGMSFGIAGSSVETWHALDGATLAYLVGGSLSLVVGHMLTISAFRAAETAVVSPFRYASVVVAVGLSAALFHQMPDLVSIGGMALIMAAGLYTMHHHLAARPVVVARKEPRGAA, encoded by the coding sequence ATGCACGCCCCCAGCGCCAAGCGCGGCATCCTGCTGATGATCGCCGGCTCGTCGATCTTCTCCACCAATGATGCCTTCTCCAAGCTCGCGCTGGAGCACATCCCGCCCTCGCAGATCCTCGCCGTGCGCGGGCTGATGGCGGCGCTGTGCCTGATCGCGGTGCTGGGCTGGAAGGGGCAGTTGCCGGCGCTGCGCTTCGCCGCCGACTGGCGAGTGCTGGCGCGCGCGGTGGCGGAAGCCTGCGTGGCGATGCTGTTCATCACCGCCATCACCCGCATGTCCATCGCCGATGCCACCGCGATCCTGCAGATCACCCCGCTCGCCACCATGGCGGTGGCGGTGCTGTTCTTCGGCGCGCATATTGGCTGGCGCCAGTGGCTGGCGGTGGCGGTCGGCTTCGCCGGGGTGATGCTGATCGTGAAGCCCGCCAGTTCCGCCTTCGACCCGATGGCGCTGCTGCCGCTCGCCGCCGCGCTGCTGATGGCGTTCCGCGATTTCATCACCGGCCGCATCGGCGCCCATGTGCCGACCCTCGTCGTCACCTTCGGCACCACGGTGGTCGGCATGAGCTTCGGCATCGCCGGCAGCTCGGTGGAGACCTGGCACGCGCTGGACGGGGCGACGCTGGCCTATCTCGTCGGCGGCAGCCTGTCGCTGGTGGTCGGCCACATGCTCACCATCTCCGCCTTCCGCGCGGCGGAGACGGCGGTGGTCTCGCCCTTCCGCTACGCCTCCGTGGTGGTCGCCGTCGGCCTCTCCGCCGCGCTGTTTCACCAGATGCCCGATCTCGTCTCCATCGGTGGCATGGCGCTGATCATGGCGGCGGGGCTTTACACCATGCACCACCATCTGGCGGCGCGGCCGGTCGTGGTCGCCCGCAAGGAGCCGCGCGGCGCCGCCTGA
- a CDS encoding isocitrate lyase/phosphoenolpyruvate mutase family protein: protein MNDKAARFRALHEGPGAFILPNPWDAGTARIFAALGYPALATTSAGMDFSRGVAEGTTSREDLLAHCASIVAATPLPVSADLEMGLGDSPESAGETIRRAAALGLAGGSLEDHTGRRDAPIYDFTLAVERIAAAAEARNGLPGDFVLTARAENFLWGRPDLDDTIRRLQAFEAAGADVLYAPGLPDIDAVRTVCAAVSRPVNVVIGIGKTRFTREELSAAGVRRISIGSSLARLAYGAVIRAARAMQSEGRFDFLDEAMGFAEIEALFTAFAAQPR, encoded by the coding sequence ATGAACGACAAGGCCGCCCGCTTCCGCGCCCTGCATGAGGGGCCCGGCGCCTTCATCCTGCCCAACCCGTGGGATGCCGGCACGGCGCGCATCTTCGCCGCGCTGGGCTATCCCGCCCTCGCCACCACCAGCGCCGGGATGGATTTTTCCCGCGGCGTCGCCGAGGGCACCACCTCGCGCGAGGACCTTCTCGCCCACTGCGCCAGCATCGTTGCCGCAACGCCGCTGCCCGTGTCGGCCGATCTGGAAATGGGCCTCGGCGACAGTCCCGAAAGCGCGGGCGAAACCATCCGCAGGGCGGCCGCCCTCGGGCTGGCCGGCGGGTCGCTGGAGGACCACACCGGCCGGCGGGACGCGCCGATCTACGATTTCACCCTCGCGGTGGAGCGCATCGCGGCGGCGGCCGAGGCCCGCAATGGCCTGCCCGGCGATTTCGTGCTCACCGCGCGGGCGGAGAACTTTCTCTGGGGCCGGCCCGATCTCGACGACACCATCCGCCGGCTGCAGGCCTTCGAGGCGGCGGGCGCGGATGTGCTCTACGCCCCCGGCCTGCCGGACATCGACGCGGTGCGGACGGTGTGCGCGGCCGTCTCCCGGCCGGTCAATGTCGTCATCGGCATCGGCAAGACACGCTTCACCCGCGAGGAACTGAGCGCGGCCGGCGTGCGGCGCATCAGCATCGGCTCCAGCCTCGCCCGCCTCGCCTATGGCGCGGTGATCCGCGCCGCCCGGGCGATGCAAAGCGAGGGGCGTTTCGACTTCCTCGACGAGGCCATGGGCTTTGCCGAGATCGAAGCCCTCTTCACCGCCTTCGCGGCGCAGCCGCGCTGA
- a CDS encoding MFS transporter, whose translation MQLPLLALAMASFGIGTTEFVIMGLLPEVAADLSVSIPAAGLLVTGYALGVVVGAPIVAIITNSLPRKATLIGLASMFVLGNFLCAIAPDYWFLMGARVVTAFCHGAFFGIGAVVAANLVPANQRASAIALMFAGLTLANVLGVPLGTALGQAAGWRSTFWAVVLIGILAVSAIALWVPRDIPHSAGNILREFAVLKRPQVILTMLMSVLASASLFSVFTYIAPLLRDVTGFTPHAVTYVLLLFGVGITIGNLLGGRLADWRLMPSLMASFIGLAAVLVAFVFLSGFAAATVATVFVWGILVFAVVPPIQMRVVDAAEGAPNLASTLNQGAFNLGNAAGAWIGGAAITLGVSYADLPWVGAALAVGALGLCVASQALERRAGGLVEADDLAGDAACEEC comes from the coding sequence ATGCAGCTTCCGCTGTTGGCCCTCGCCATGGCCTCTTTCGGCATTGGCACGACCGAATTCGTCATCATGGGTCTCCTGCCGGAGGTCGCCGCCGATCTCTCGGTCAGCATCCCCGCCGCCGGCCTGCTGGTCACGGGCTATGCGCTCGGCGTGGTGGTGGGCGCGCCCATCGTCGCCATCATCACCAATTCCCTGCCGCGCAAGGCGACTCTGATCGGCCTCGCCAGCATGTTCGTGCTGGGCAATTTCCTCTGCGCCATCGCGCCGGACTACTGGTTCCTCATGGGCGCGCGCGTCGTCACCGCCTTCTGCCACGGCGCCTTTTTCGGCATCGGCGCGGTGGTGGCGGCGAACCTCGTGCCGGCGAACCAGCGCGCCAGCGCCATCGCGCTGATGTTTGCCGGGCTGACGCTGGCCAATGTGCTGGGCGTGCCGCTCGGCACCGCGCTCGGCCAGGCCGCCGGCTGGCGCTCCACCTTCTGGGCGGTGGTGCTCATCGGCATTCTCGCGGTCAGCGCGATCGCTTTGTGGGTGCCGCGCGACATTCCCCATTCGGCCGGTAACATCCTGCGCGAATTCGCGGTGCTGAAGCGCCCGCAGGTGATCCTCACCATGCTGATGAGCGTGCTCGCCTCCGCCAGCCTGTTCTCGGTGTTCACCTATATCGCCCCGCTGCTGCGCGACGTGACCGGCTTCACCCCGCACGCCGTCACCTATGTGCTGCTGCTGTTCGGGGTGGGCATCACCATCGGCAATCTGCTCGGCGGCAGGCTGGCCGACTGGCGGCTGATGCCCTCGCTGATGGCGAGCTTCATCGGGCTGGCCGCCGTGCTGGTGGCGTTCGTCTTCCTCAGCGGCTTCGCCGCCGCCACGGTCGCCACCGTCTTCGTCTGGGGCATTCTGGTGTTCGCCGTGGTGCCGCCGATCCAGATGCGGGTCGTCGACGCGGCGGAAGGCGCGCCCAACCTCGCCTCGACGCTCAATCAGGGCGCGTTCAATCTCGGCAATGCCGCCGGCGCGTGGATCGGCGGCGCGGCGATCACGCTGGGCGTCAGCTATGCGGACCTGCCCTGGGTCGGGGCGGCGCTGGCGGTCGGTGCGCTCGGCCTGTGCGTCGCCTCGCAGGCGCTGGAACGGCGCGCGGGCGGGCTGGTCGAGGCGGACGACCTCGCGGGCGACGCCGCCTGCGAGGAATGCTGA
- a CDS encoding TRAP transporter substrate-binding protein: MPHVPSRRGLIRGAGLATAAAASTLAAPALAQSLPTLRWRLTSSYPKSLDTIYGAATLLSKYVGEATDGRFTIDVFAPGEIVPGLQAFDAVQNRTVEVCQTALYYYIGKDPSFAPFTTLPFGLNARMQTAWLYHGGGNELQAAFLAKYGVVGFAGGNTGAQMGGWFRKEIKTVADLKGLKMRIPGIAGQVLARLGLVPQNFAGGDIYPALEKGTIDAAEFVGPVDDEKLGFVRVAPYYYYPGWWEGGPTIHFIANSKAWEELPKAYQAAFEAASAYANADMLAKYDARNPAALRRLVAGGAQLRPFPSEIMDACYKENTALMAEISAKNADFKKIYDSMLAFRNEEYLWWQVGEYPYDGYMIRARQKG; this comes from the coding sequence ATGCCGCATGTGCCTTCCCGCCGGGGCCTGATCCGGGGTGCCGGCCTCGCCACCGCCGCCGCTGCCTCGACGCTGGCGGCGCCCGCGCTCGCCCAGAGCCTGCCGACGCTGCGCTGGCGGCTCACCTCCAGCTACCCGAAATCGCTCGACACCATCTATGGCGCCGCCACCCTGCTGTCGAAATATGTCGGCGAGGCCACGGACGGGCGCTTCACCATCGACGTGTTCGCCCCCGGCGAGATCGTGCCCGGCCTGCAGGCGTTCGACGCCGTGCAGAACCGCACGGTCGAGGTGTGCCAGACGGCGCTGTATTATTACATCGGCAAGGACCCGTCCTTCGCCCCCTTCACCACGCTGCCCTTCGGGCTGAACGCGCGCATGCAGACGGCGTGGCTCTACCATGGCGGCGGCAATGAGCTGCAGGCAGCGTTCCTGGCGAAATATGGCGTGGTGGGCTTTGCCGGCGGCAATACCGGGGCGCAGATGGGCGGCTGGTTCCGCAAGGAAATCAAGACCGTCGCCGATCTCAAGGGGCTGAAGATGCGGATTCCCGGCATTGCCGGGCAGGTGCTGGCGCGGCTCGGCCTCGTGCCGCAGAATTTCGCCGGCGGCGACATCTATCCCGCGCTGGAGAAGGGGACGATCGACGCCGCCGAATTCGTCGGGCCGGTGGATGACGAGAAGCTCGGCTTCGTGCGGGTGGCGCCCTATTACTATTATCCCGGCTGGTGGGAAGGCGGGCCGACCATCCACTTCATCGCCAATTCGAAGGCGTGGGAGGAACTGCCCAAGGCCTACCAGGCGGCGTTCGAGGCGGCCTCCGCCTACGCCAATGCCGACATGCTGGCGAAATATGACGCCCGCAACCCGGCGGCGCTGCGCCGTCTGGTGGCCGGCGGGGCGCAGCTCCGCCCGTTCCCGTCGGAGATCATGGATGCCTGCTACAAGGAAAACACCGCGCTGATGGCGGAGATTTCGGCCAAGAACGCCGATTTCAAGAAGATCTACGACTCGATGCTCGCCTTCCGCAACGAGGAGTATCTGTGGTGGCAGGTCGGCGAATACCCCTATGACGGCTACATGATCCGCGCCCGCCAGAAGGGGTGA
- a CDS encoding gamma-butyrobetaine hydroxylase-like domain-containing protein: MTDAVHWPTEIKVHKDRRVLTIAFEGGASYALPAELLRVESPSAEVQGHSPADRQLVAGKREVRITEAIPVGNYAVRLIFDDGHSTGIYTWDWLYELGRDQEARYKRYLQELAAKNLSRDAPGTVRRH; encoded by the coding sequence GTGACCGACGCCGTCCATTGGCCGACCGAGATCAAGGTGCACAAGGACCGCCGTGTGCTCACCATCGCCTTCGAGGGCGGGGCGAGCTACGCGCTGCCGGCCGAATTGCTGCGGGTGGAAAGCCCCTCCGCCGAGGTGCAGGGCCATTCGCCGGCGGACCGCCAGTTGGTCGCGGGCAAGCGCGAGGTCCGCATCACCGAGGCGATCCCGGTGGGCAATTACGCCGTGCGGCTGATCTTCGATGACGGCCATTCCACCGGTATCTACACCTGGGACTGGCTGTATGAACTCGGCCGCGACCAGGAGGCGCGGTACAAGCGCTATCTGCAGGAACTGGCGGCGAAGAATCTCTCGCGCGACGCCCCCGGCACGGTGCGCCGGCACTGA